A genomic segment from Hippoglossus stenolepis isolate QCI-W04-F060 chromosome 3, HSTE1.2, whole genome shotgun sequence encodes:
- the LOC118105461 gene encoding cell division cycle-associated protein 7, with protein MAGVLPAVFVEDSDSEGTFHGFSDTELKNLSIEDEAQLNLSPEKQKATSKPPAFRLRVALRSTPSTQKTTDDADADDDEEEAEEEEEKRGKKKRAGRTGPAWKKRRVKFEDEETAVAWPKTEEAGCDSGEEVLDVFLAKREQNIKANKAMLAQLMADLHKMPGVGGFLTKQVGKQKTKERSSRPPRSGAAAPESRRNPDRASRRQTRSMGGKEDSSAPKEEELELSLEEELLEVRRAPQRRGTPRPSQSKPHLIRPVDDITEDELLLVADNMTEKVYNSVSGSTCHQCRQKTIDTKTCCRNEGCRGIHGQFCGPCLRNRYGEDVRKALLDPEWKCPPCRGICNCSFCRQRDGRCPTGILFPLAQYHGFSNVHSYLSSLRSKLKSEDDDVET; from the exons ATg GCAGGAGTCTTACCTGCTGTCTTTGTGGAAGACTCAGACAGCGAGGGGACATTTCATGGCTTCTCTGACACTGAACTCAAG AATCTAAGTATTGAAGATGAAGCCCAGCTTAACCTTTCACCCGAGAAGCAGAAAGCCACATCCAAACCACCTGCCTTCAGGCTGAGGGTGGCCCTCCGCTCCACTCCCTCCACCCAGAAGACCACggatgatgctgatgctgatgatgatgaggaggaggcagaagaagaggaagaaaaaagggggaagaagaagagggcaGGAAGAACCGGTCCAGCGTGGAAGAAGAGACGTGTTAAATTCGAAGATGAAGAGACGGCAGTGGCTTGGCCGAAGACTGAGGAGGCTGGATGTGATTCAGGAGAAGAAGTGTTGGATGTTTTCCTGGCGAAGAGAGAGCAGAACATCAAGGCCAACAAAGCAATG CTGGCCCAGCTAATGGCAGACCTGCACAAAATGCCAGGGGTCGGAGGGTTTCTGACAAAACAAGTCGGCAAGcagaagacaaaagagagaagCTCT CGCCCACCACGCTCTGGTGCAGCTGCACCGGAGTCCAGGAGGAACCCGGATCGGGCGTCCCGCAGACAGACCCGCTCGATGGGGGGGAAGGAGGATTCTTCAGCCCCTAAGGAGGAAGAACTTGAGCTCAGcttggaggaggagctgctggag GTTCGTCGAGCCCCACAGCGGCGTGGCACCCCGCGGCCCAGCCAGTCCAAACCTCATCTTATCCGTCCTGTGGACGACATCACAGAGGACGAGCTCCTGCTGGTCGCAGACAACATGACCGAGAAAGTTTACAACAGCGTCTCA ggctCCACGTGTCATCAGTGCCGTCAGAAAACCATTGACACCAAGACGTGTTGTCGTAATGAAGGCTGCCGGGGGATCCATGGTCAGTTCTGTGGGCCGTGCCTGAGGAACAGATACGGAGAGGACGTCAGGAAGGCGCTGCTGGATCCG GAGTGGAAGTGCCCCCCCTGTCGAGGTATTtgcaactgcagcttctgccgTCAGCGTGACGGTCGCTGCCCGACAGGCATCCTGTTCCCACTCGCTCAATATCACGGCTTCTCTAACGTCCACTCCTACCTCAGCAG CCTCCGCAGCAAACTGAAGAGTGAGGATGACGACGTGGAGACGTGA